The DNA sequence GTGCGCCCAAATGCATATGGGAAAATGGGGAGTGGCACATACGGGTATGAACAAATATCAACCGATGGAATGAGCAAGACAACGTCAGACCGATCGTGGAACGGTGGACAACTCGAGAATGCATGGGAAGACCAAAAAGCGAGCCATGCGTATGGCAGCGAGCGATCACACCAACACAGCTCGAATGGAAAGTGGCGAGACGAGAAGACAAGAATTGATGATAGTTCAATGAAGAGCCACTCCACCTACAAACCACCTACCGTTGAAGACGCACCCGACACTGCGTCGGAAGGCAACGCTGCCGCAGGCTGGGGAAGAGGCGGTAAAAAGAGTGGCAGTGTTCAAAGCTCACTCAACACCGAGAAACTCAACGAGTCGGCGTGGAACGTGCCTCATCCCCACACCTGGGCAATGGACGGGAAGCCACCTAGTGAACAAAGCTGGGACAGCAGACCCAAAGCCGCCGACAACCCTAGTTGGACCGGTATCCAGCCTCGTGCCTTTCCTCACCAGCCTGCCAATAGTCCAATTATAAGCCCGGTGAGCAGCGAGGCGACTTGGGATGGATTTGAGCGGTTGAAAACGCTTAGTGATGTCAGTGTCGTGGGTTCAGGGAGTGGACGCGAGTCACAGGGTGGTGGAAATTGGAGCCAGAGATCGAGCCGCCCGCCATCTGAACACGAAAGCCGATCAAGCCACAGAAACAGTGCAAAATGGGAAGCCGATCAAGCAGGATGGGCAGGAAGTCAAACTAGCAAAAGGAGTCAACCAAAAAGCCACAGAAGCAAAGAATGGTCCGGCAATCAAGCTGAGAGCTGGAGCGACCATAAAGTTACCACTGGCGTTGATGGAGGCTGGGACGCCAATGGTGAGACAGAGTATGCGAATGGCTTCGACGAGGAAAACGATACTTATTTGAACGAGAATTGGGGCGGAATTCCGGTGCGTGTAGGGGGTCGGGCGCGGAGCGGGAGTCCGAGAAAGCATGTCGTGCAGGGCTGGGATTAGAGTTTGAAGGTGGGGAGTGCGATGATGACACTGGCAAGAAGAGAAAAGAAGCAGAGAAAAGGAAGGAAAAAGAAAAGGACGGGTCATGCGAACGACTGTCGCGTGGGCTTGCTCCGATCAGACACATGGAGAGGAGTGCGATACTTGAGGTGCATATGAAGTTATGCGAGTCCTAGCAGCGCTACAGCAATCAAACTGCAGTGGAGAAAGCAACAGGTACATGACAAGCTGTGATGCATCAACCTCACGTATATGCCGCCTCGTCGCGGTCGCCAAAGGGAAGATGCGTGCATATATATGCGCGTCGAAACACGACGGCCAGCATCGTGGTACTGGGAGGCTGAGCCGAGCCCAAACTAGCGAATTAACCAACCACCTATGACATAGCTGTCTCACTCCAAACGGTGCTTCTGCACGTACTAAAGTCTCAGCGCAGCGGCGGGGCCCAGGATACGCGCAGCGGAAAGTAGGTATAGGCACCGAGTTCACGTCGACGTCGCGAGCGCGCGACCGCGTTCTCGTGGCGCAATTCATGCACTACCACGGGCCTTGGGCGCTTCCCAGCCAGTTAATTCAACTTAATTGCATGGCTCGAGTCCGTCCCAAAGGTTAGAGCTTGTAATTCCGCTGGGTTTCGGGAGTTTCGGAGTGGTATCCTTGCGTCGGTGGAGAAGGCTGGACGCGCGCAAGTGCCCCTAGATGCGTGAAGTACACGCTAGGTTCATTGGGCCTACGCGTTGCAGGTGCTTAAGTTACGGATTACAGCTACCTTCTCCTACCTCCTCCTTCTTGCTCCAGATTCTTGGTTGTGCATTTACGTTCTCTATCGTCGACCATTATCTCTTGAAAAGTTGTCAGAGCGCTACAAGGCCTTTGTTTTTGTTTTGCTCCGCGGGCTTTGGGCTGAAACGGGATACGTCGAGTTCACAACCCCACCTTTCCTCCCGTCACCTCCACCACTCTACCACTCTACCACTTTCACATCGCGAACTCGACTTGGACAATAGGTCTTACGAGTCGATACCTTCCCTTCTACACTACATCACAATCTTTAGCACCGCGTTCGCAACCGTTTCTATCATGGCCACCATCACGCGTCAGCCGTTCGGCGAGATTGGCTCCTCTCGCCTGCAGGTACTCCAAAGCGCGAAGAACAGGCAGAATGGTAAATAGCTTCAAATCCACATGCATATGCATTAGCTAAACGCGTGTTATGTAGCCATTACCAACTTTGCGTCCCCTTCGAGCTTGAAGTCAGTTGTCACTCCATCTACGGGCAAGCGTCAACGCGCGCCCGAGATCTTCGAAGATGCCGATTCCGAGAATGTGGACCCCATCGCCTCCACCCCGACCAAAAGATCCAAGACGGCCAGCAGCCACGATGCCGGATTCGTGAAGCCATCCAAGTTTTCAATCTTCACCTCCCCCGTCAAGCCCAGCGTCAGCCACAGTGCTACGCCATCCGTCCCGTCTTCTCGAAAAGCACTATCATCGCCCAATACGGCAAAGTCGACGCCCATCACCAACAGCCGTGGTTCACCAAAGAACAAGCGTCTCCATGCAATTTCCAAGCGACGCGCCTCCAGCTCGCCATTTCGTCGCGTCGACCCTCCTTCCTTCTCACAGAGCAGCCCCAGCCTGCCCTTTTCCATCGACGCGGCACTCAGCGGCTCAATCTCAACCTACACGCCCAAGGCTCCCACCGTAGCAGCCACGCCTGTCTCGGCACCCGCCCCACAAATCAGCGCTCTCGACGAGACCATGCCTAAAGGATGGTTCTTCGAGATCCACGAGGATACCCCTGAGCAGGAGGCCGCAAACCTGATGGAGCACTCCGCCTCTGTGCTTGACATCAGCTCCGAAGACGACGCCGAGACCAAGAACCGCAACGAGGACCGTGGCAAGGAGAACATTCCCCCCCCAGACTTCCTCGCTTCCCAGCCCCGCAACCAGGTGTCTGCCCTCGATGACGGATACGAGACTGAGATCCTTGCCGATGTGCCCGTCAAGCGTCTTCGTCTGCGCAAGCTGGTACAGGATGCTATGGATGAGGACCGCAAGCCGCTGGGTGATCTTGCCCCGGCCGAATTCTACGGCGAGGGCTGCGACGCCACCTCCTACGTCACCGTCGATGCTGGGATCGAGAAGCCGTCGAGCTTGTCAAGGGAGATTGGTGTCGACTCTGCACCTGttgaggagaagaagaagaagagcaagaagagcAACTCTGAGGGCCCTGCCGCTGTCTCAAGGAAAGAACAAAAGGTCGAGCGTCCAACACAGCAAGTCGCCGTCTAAGTCAGCCGTTCTTTcctttcttctcttcttcttcacacCCTTTATCACACGTTCTTCCACCGGCGCGGCGTTCTTGGATATCCAACTTCATCCACATTTTTGCATTTGGCGTTTTCTTCTCGGGCGCAGGATATCCCTGGTTGGAAATCGGCGTTTTCTGCTCTTCATCTGTCTGTCACACCCTTTTGTAATGAGAACACGCGTGTATGAGTAATAGTTACTTCACACGGCCGTTTATTTGTCGCTCAACGACGACGCATGATATGAAATCAAAATATATAGCTATGTATACGAGGTTGCGCGATTAGTTTAGCAAAATATCAATATCATTATCATCCATATTGCTGTTACTCTGTGCATGTGATTCAAGGGGGTGAAGCAGTGCAAGGCTTGGTTCGTAGCAAAGGTAGAGAGAAATACGGTGTTTGGATTTAAGAAAGCAAAGGATATCACACTCCTCCACCCGATTTTGATGtagacgccttgaacacgCTCATTTCACATTCCACCATTCAAACCTAGCCACGGTTACGTACAGCCAGTCAGCCAAAACAAATATGAGGGGATAGACTCAAAAGCCCCAACCCACTCTCTTAACAAGGCGACTCAGAACACGAAACCCAACCGCCGCCACAACTGTAGAAATCGATTGGGTAAGGATCCAACGAATATGTCTGCTGGACGCCTTGTCTGATCCGCTGCCTGTTATCACACAAGGACCCATTAGCCCACGTCAAGAGAATGGGCATAGATAAATAGAGGGGAAAAAGAGCTCAATCCGAGACCTCTCCATGATTAACAGTCTTCTTGAGCGGCTCCACGAGTTTACGCGAGGGGCGGAAGATTTGAAGTTGGTTATCTTCTGCCGCGCCCATCATGAGCCAGGGGTCGTTCTTGTTCCAGTCAAAGTCGCAGATGCGGTTTGTGAAGCCGCCGTGCATGAAGAGTCTGGTGGAAAGTTGTTAGTAAAGAACGAACATATGGGGGTTCGGTGAAGGAAGGGGTGACTTACAGCTCGGGAGGACCATCTTCTGCCTCCTCGTCCGACTGTTCTGACCCTATCTTGCTGAGATCCCACAGGCAAATGCGGCGGTCGTAGCTGGAGCTGGCGAGGATGGCGGCGTCTTGTGGGTGCCATTGGAGACCGATGACGTCTGCGCGGTGGCTTTGGAGGCTATGTAGCTTCTTGTCGAAGTTTCGTAGGTCCCAGATGCCGACGGTTTTGTCTGCGGAACCTGTTGCGAATGTCGCCTCGAATTCTGGGTGGAAGGAGATGCAGTTGACAGCGTCCTCGTGAGCTTCCTTCCTGTATAATGCCTTTTTGTACGTCTCCATGCGCGTGTCGAGGATTTGCCAGGTGAGGTCGTCGGATGCGGTGCCGATGAGGTGGCTGTGGATGGGGTGGTATTGGACGTCGTTTACGGTGGCGCTGTGGACGTTGTACGTTGCTGTTGGGCTGATGGTCTTGTTGCTCTTGGAGAAGCCGGACTTGATGTCCCATGTCTTGACCGTCGTGTCCTCGTTACCAGTCACCAGGTGGCCCTCCTTCAAGGGACTCCAGCTTAGTCCAAAGCCCTCCTTGCTGTGTCCTACGAGCTCCGCTTCGAACTTGACGGTGTCGTCCTTGGGCTGCAGTGGGTGCTTGGTGCGGTCGAAAACGAGCACCTTGCCGTCTACGCAAAGAGACGCTATTATGTCGGGGTTCTGTGGTTGGTATCGCGCCTTGTTGACCTCGCCGGGGTGGTTGATCTTTTGCACAATCTTGAAGTCAAAAGGCTTCTTTGCATTGCCATAGCCGCCAATCTCCCCCCGCTCCTCGTTGAGCTCTGACAAGTCGGGAACGCGGAAGTCGGGAATCTCGCAGTGGGCGATTTGAAGGTAATTCTGCGCCTGGTTCGAGGTGTGGGTGCCGAGGATGATGCGGTGCTGGCTCATGTTGGTGCCTTCTACAGGCTTCTTGTCGGGTAGCCATTGTGTGGTGAGGGTTGGCCACTCGAGTGCGCGTCCGTAGAGCATATCATAGAGAAAAACGCTATTCTTCTTCCATATCTTGTACTCTTCGTTGATAATCTTCTGCTCGACCTGCTCTTGGTCGTCCATCTCGCGCGAGTCGAGAGCGTCTGATAACGGCATGTCAGTATTGGATTTTTCTTATTTTTAGGCAGTTGTTGTAGTTCAAAGAGTGACACCGAGTCTTGCGCAGGGCCCAAAGAGACCTGCGACAGCTCCGTTGGTGCTGTATGCAACATGAAGCTTGGGTACCGGTGGTCGGAGCAATGCTGCGAGTATTTTTACAAGGAAGTTTGACTTACCGCTCATGGTTTCGTCCATTTGAATGTGTAGTACGACTTGACAAGATTTGGCGAAGTAAAGGTGTATGCTACGTGCGCGGCGTTTGCTGGGGAAAGCGTCAGAGCACGACGCGCTTCTAAAGATCGCGTTCAGACTAACGGGCATGGGTCGATCAACTAGCGCCCCACTTGCTTGGCAGCCTTGCCTGTGTGTATATCCATTGCCTTCGCCATCGGAATTGGACCTCTTTGAAGACCCCAGCGTCGAGAACAACTACCCCATACTCTCCAGCGCCCCTCGCTCACAGCGCTTTTGCGCGCCCTTCTTTCTctcatcatcttcctccCTTTCGCCCGCTTTGCGACCGCCACCACCCCACCAAATACATACCTACAAGGCGCAATTGTCGCCTCACCACTTATCCTCCGCTATTACTAGACAGTAGTAGCAACCATGGGTGTCCCCAAATTCTTTCGATGGATGTCCGAGAGGTATCCAGGCATCTCACAGCTCATTGCGGAAAACCGAATTCCCGAGTTTGATTGTTTATACGCAAGTCCTTTGGATCGCATTCGATGGAAATCACTAACAGCAACAGTTGGACATGAACGGTATTATCCACAACTGCACCCATAACGACTCCGATAGCGTCACGGCCCGCAAGTCGGAGGACCAGATGTTTATTTCCATCTTCAACTACATTGAGCATTTGTTTGGCAAGATCAAGCCCAAACAGCTCTTCTTCATGGCCATCGATGGTGTCGCCCCGCGCGCCAAGATGAACCAGCAGCGTGCGCGACGTTTCCGAACTGCTCTCGATACTGAAAAGGCTCGGGAGAAGGCTATCCGCGAAGGCGTCGAGATGCCCACCGAGGAAGCTTTTGACAGCAACTGCATCACACCGGGCACAGCCTTTATGGCGAAGCTCACACAGCAGCTCAAGTACTTCATCAACAAGAAGGTCTCCGAGGACATTGATTGGCAGGGTGTGGAAGTCGTCCTGTCAGGACACGAGGTCCCCGGAGAGGGCGAGCACAAGGTAATGGAGTACATCCGTCAGGCGAAGGCGCAGCCGGGGTACGACCCGAACCGTCGCCACTGCTTGTACGGCCTTGATGCCGACCTGATCATGTTGGGTTTGCTCAGCCATGACCCCCACTTCAGTTTGTTGCGAGAAGAGGTGACATTTGGCCGCCAGAGCCAGACCAAGTCCAAAGAGTTGGAGCATCAGAACTTCTATCTCATGCATCTCTGCATTGTTCGAGAATATCTGGAACTCGAGTTCCAAGAACTGGAAGAGCCTGGCGCTCTTAGCTTTCCATTTGATATGGAGCGTGTCATTGACGATTTCATTCTCATGGCTTTCTTTGTTGGTAACGATTTCCTTCCAAACCTTCCGCATTTGCATATTAACGAGGGCGCGTTGGCTCTCATGTTCAACGTCTACAAGACAGTTCTACCCAAGGGTAAAGGCTACATCAACGAGGAGGGTGTCATCAACATGGAGCGTTTGGCGATATTATTGGATGAACTCGCAAATATCGAATACCGCCATTTTGAATCCGAAAACTCAGACGCCGCCTGGTTCAAGGGAAAGAGCCTTGGAAAAGAAGATGTAATGAAGAAGACGGCGAGACGAGGCACAGTTGTTATGACCACTCAACAGCAGGCTCTGTTCGCACAGGTCAAGAGCTGGCTGAATGACTACTTGGGGAAGAAAGAGCAGGGTCCTCTTGATTTTCCCGTCTCTCTCCGAGCAGAGGACCGGAAGTTTGTCCAGGAACTTGCCGAAAAGCTGCGTCTTCCATGGAAGACTGTTCAGAATGAAGATGGCGATCGTCATATCCAGGTCACGGCTCCGCCCAAGCTGGTGGAGGGTGACTCagatgaggaggaggacaCAGACGACGAGTCCAAGAAAGCGATTGCACGCATTGTACAGAAATACGAACAGGCCAAGGTTGTTGATGTCTCACCTGAGGACGCTCAATCGGAAATGCAGAAGAAGTACGATGAAAAGTTTGAAGCTTGGAAGAACGACTACTACAAGAGCAAGTTCGAGTGGGATCGCAGCAACGAAGAGGAGCTCCGCAAGCTAACTGAGAACTATGTGCAAGGACTACAATGGGTTCTCTATTACTACTACCGTGGAGTAGCGTCGTGGCCGTGGTACTACCAATATCACTACTCGCCCATGATCTCCGACGTTAAGCGGGGTTTGAAGGCAGACATCAACTTCAAACTGGGCCAACCATTCAAGCCTTTCCAGCAGTTGATGGGAGTCTTGCCTGATCGCAGTAAGAGCATTGTACCGAAAGCTTACTGGCCTCTTATGACGAACGAGGACTCGCCCATCATCGACTTCTATCCCCGTGACTTCACGTTGGACATGAACGGAAAGAAGCAGGATTGGGAGGCGGTCGTCAAGATTCCCTTTATTCAGGAAGACCGTTTGTTGAAGGCCATGGCTACGAAGGAACAAGATCTAACACCAGATGAGAAGGCCCGCAACTCATTCGGAGTCTCGCTGAAGTTCACCTACGCCAAGGATCTCGACTTCATCTACCAATCATCCCTGCCTGGTGTGTTCCCGGATCTACCACATTGCAAGTGCATCGAAAACATCTTCGACCTTCCTACTATGGACGGACTGGAGTACTACATTGGTCTTATGGACGGCGTCAAACTGGGAGCAGATGCATTGGCAGGCTTCCCCAGCTTGAAAGTTTTGCCGTTCCATGGAAAGCTCGAGTTTGCTGGCGTCAACGTGTTCAATCAAGATAGTCGGAACGAGAGCATGGTTATTACGCTTCTGGATACCGAGCCGCGACAGCCAGTATCGCATGCAATAGGAAAACTTGGAAAAGCGGTTCATGTTGGCTACCCATTCCTCCACGAGGCAAAGGTAGTCAAGGTATCGGACGAGTTATTCGACTATGTCCTTCCTGAGGATGGTGTATCTGCGCCTGTTTCTATTCCCCATGGCCCACAGGAAATCTCGAACTGGAAGAAGACGGCGAACCGCATCGAGAGCCAGTACAGCAAGCGCCTTGGTATCAACATTGGCGAAATCGAGTCACTTGTACATGTGGAAATGCTCAAAGGTCTTAGGAAGACTGATGAAGGCGCCACAATCAAGGAGTATGGTGAGGTTGCTGGGCTGCAGGTCGAGTATGCAACCCAATCAGTCGTCGATGAGGTTGTCAGCGCAGACCAACGCTTCCTGGAGAAGGCGGCATTGCCTATCGAGGAAGAATTTCCTGAAGGTGCTCGAGCTTTCTATCTTGGAGACT is a window from the Pyrenophora tritici-repentis strain M4 chromosome 7, whole genome shotgun sequence genome containing:
- a CDS encoding WD40 repeat protein gives rise to the protein MDETMSDALDSREMDDQEQVEQKIINEEYKIWKKNSVFLYDMLYGRALEWPTLTTQWLPDKKPVEGTNMSQHRIILGTHTSNQAQNYLQIAHCEIPDFRVPDLSELNEERGEIGGYGNAKKPFDFKIVQKINHPGEVNKARYQPQNPDIIASLCVDGKVLVFDRTKHPLQPKDDTVKFEAELVGHSKEGFGLSWSPLKEGHLVTGNEDTTVKTWDIKSGFSKSNKTISPTATYNVHSATVNDVQYHPIHSHLIGTASDDLTWQILDTRMETYKKALYRKEAHEDAVNCISFHPEFEATFATGSADKTVGIWDLRNFDKKLHSLQSHRADVIGLQWHPQDAAILASSSYDRRICLWDLSKIGSEQSDEEAEDGPPELLFMHGGFTNRICDFDWNKNDPWLMMGAAEDNQLQIFRPSRKLVEPLKKTVNHGEVSD
- a CDS encoding XRN1, 5'-3' exonuclease is translated as MGLDMNGIIHNCTHNDSDSVTARKSEDQMFISIFNYIEHLFGKIKPKQLFFMAIDGVAPRAKMNQQRARRFRTALDTEKAREKAIREGVEMPTEEAFDSNCITPGTAFMAKLTQQLKYFINKKVSEDIDWQGVEVVLSGHEVPGEGEHKVMEYIRQAKAQPGYDPNRRHCLYGLDADLIMLGLLSHDPHFSLLREEVTFGRQSQTKSKELEHQNFYLMHLCIVREYLELEFQELEEPGALSFPFDMERVIDDFILMAFFVGNDFLPNLPHLHINEGALALMFNVYKTVLPKGKGYINEEGVINMERLAILLDELANIEYRHFESENSDAAWFKGKSLGKEDVMKKTARRGTVVMTTQQQALFAQVKSWLNDYLGKKEQGPLDFPVSLRAEDRKFVQELAEKLRLPWKTVQNEDGDRHIQVTAPPKLVEGDSDEEEDTDDESKKAIARIVQKYEQAKVVDVSPEDAQSEMQKKYDEKFEAWKNDYYKSKFEWDRSNEEELRKLTENYVQGLQWVLYYYYRGVASWPWYYQYHYSPMISDVKRGLKADINFKLGQPFKPFQQLMGVLPDRSKSIVPKAYWPLMTNEDSPIIDFYPRDFTLDMNGKKQDWEAVVKIPFIQEDRLLKAMATKEQDLTPDEKARNSFGVSLKFTYAKDLDFIYQSSLPGVFPDLPHCKCIENIFDLPTMDGLEYYIGLMDGVKLGADALAGFPSLKVLPFHGKLEFAGVNVFNQDSRNESMVITLLDTEPRQPVSHAIGKLGKAVHVGYPFLHEAKVVKVSDELFDYVLPEDGVSAPVSIPHGPQEISNWKKTANRIESQYSKRLGINIGEIESLVHVEMLKGLRKTDEGATIKEYGEVAGLQVEYATQSVVDEVVSADQRFLEKAALPIEEEFPEGARAFYLGDYAYGRPLQVMGHADNKATIMVAKLKKPEPNFGREVVSMAERSTPYVPSYVVARQLNMPPLALSKLTSSFNVTSSGLKLNLGLNLKFEAKKLKVLGYSRKSPNGWEYSQKAMDLLAQYMIKFPEFVAAIINNPTGDGWEDTDFYPAEIAKQKVKEIGAWLKEVQTKSFEKVPLDAEQLDSDTVKLIEQAADANFHLTQEVEPKTVSKVPRVALLKPSDAEQRLGHQNFSIGDRIVYVQDSGRVPIGSSGTVVGKTRTARVLLLDVVFDATFMSGTSLGDRCSPFRGSTVPATAVLNMTDQQVVHYSSAAAARRAQQPPQSSYTIPRFGAPGGPQLVPAGTPPPLHGSYRGAFGGANGRGGGMAPRQAPQGQQTLPIHGGPPRGGRGGFAPRGGQANGHQNQAPNGANPRGTLRGGSNDFVPRGRGGGFKGRGGFTVIDNTDPTEGVVPNNPNFQPRNYSNVICSYDNTTILS
- a CDS encoding Atrophin-1 multi-domain protein — encoded protein: MATITRQPFGEIGSSRLQVLQSAKNRQNAITNFASPSSLKSVVTPSTGKRQRAPEIFEDADSENVDPIASTPTKRSKTASSHDAGFVKPSKFSIFTSPVKPSVSHSATPSVPSSRKALSSPNTAKSTPITNSRGSPKNKRLHAISKRRASSSPFRRVDPPSFSQSSPSLPFSIDAALSGSISTYTPKAPTVAATPVSAPAPQISALDETMPKGWFFEIHEDTPEQEAANLMEHSASVLDISSEDDAETKNRNEDRGKENIPPPDFLASQPRNQVSALDDGYETEILADVPVKRLRLRKLVQDAMDEDRKPLGDLAPAEFYGEGCDATSYVTVDAGIEKPSSLSREIGGPAAVSRKEQKVERPTQQVAV